The following proteins are co-located in the Solanum pennellii chromosome 1, SPENNV200 genome:
- the LOC107014164 gene encoding WEB family protein At3g51220: MDYHSNVDSSRPFRSVKEAVAIFGERFLAKEIYSPKPFTFPTQESPWNTNNYSPTSANSWKSGSSPSPQDLNDPVVVETLKKLETELEETKAELKLMKARESETEIALASLNAELHKNMSKLAQAEAAHAGAMAAAAKSLKMNNEDKKKERRSVTWESSSPTLAEMLTIGETDVGLIGKKKEKKKKPIIPLVADLFSRKKRSSTSVDNPLFASSHLF, from the exons ATGGATTATCATTCCAACGTTGATTCTTCACGCCCTTTTCGCTCCGTCAAAGAAGCTGTAGCCATCTTCGGTGAACGATTTCTAGCTAAAGAAATCTATTCTCCAAAGCCTTTCACATTTCCAACCCAAGAAAGTCCATGGAATACAAACAATTATTCTCCAACAAGTGCTAATTCATGGAAATCTGGTTCTTCACCAAGTCCTCAAGATTTGAATGATCCTGTTGTTGTTGAAACACTGAAGAAGCTAGAAACTGAGCTCGAAGAAACAAAGGCGGAATTGAAGCTCATGAAAGCAAGAGAATCTGAAACTGAAATCGCGTTAGCTTCTTTAAACGCAGAGCTTCATAAGAACATGTCCAAATTGGCTCAAGCTGAAGCAGCTCACGCAG GTGCAATGGCAGCTGCAGCAAAATCAttgaaaatgaacaatgaagataagaaaaaggaaaggagaTCAGTGACATGGGAATCATCATCACCAACATTAGCAGAGATGTTAACCATTGGAGAAACAGATGTAGGTTTGATTgggaagaaaaaggaaaaaaagaagaagcccATTATTCCACTTGTTGCAGACTTGTTCTcaaggaaaaaaagaagttcTACTAGTGTTGATAATCCACTTTTTGCTTCTTCTCATCTTTTCTGA
- the LOC107008297 gene encoding nifU-like protein 2, chloroplastic, whose protein sequence is MQSAMLLNPPTPSSAYVSRSFQTLDSSSSSSSSSCSPSSSTATLFLPPLPLKISGFFGTRVSSWTRPNSSPRSLRRASQFRVVKAVATPNSAVEPNSAVELPLTSENIESVLDEIRPYLISDGGNVALHEIDGNVVKLKLQGACGSCPSSVTTMKLGIERRLMEKIPEIVAVEAVPDEETGLELNEENIEKVLEEIRPYLVGAAGGSLELVAIEEPIVKVRITGPAAGVMTVRVAVTQKLREKIPSIAAVQLLQ, encoded by the exons ATGCAATCAGCCATGCTATTGAATCCTCCAACTCCTTCTTCTGCATATGTTTCTAGAAGTTTCCAAACCCTagattcttcatcttcatcttcatcttcatcatgCTCTCCTTCTTCTTCCACCGCCACTCTCTTTCTTCCTCCTCTTCCTCTCAAG ATTTCTGGCTTCTTTGGAACTCGAGTTTCCTCTTGGACTAGGCCCAATTCATCACCACGCTCCCTCCGTAGAGCTTCACAGTTTCGAG TTGTAAAGGCTGTTGCAACTCCAAATTCAGCAGTAGAGCCAAATTCAGCAGTAGAGTTACCGCTTACTTCAGAGAACATTGAGAGCGTGCTGGATGAAATTCGACCATATCTGATTTCAGATGGAGGAAACGTTGCATTGCATGAAATTGATGGCAATGTTGTGAAGCTAAAACTACAAGGAGCGTGTGGATCCTGTCCAAGTTCAGTCACGACAATGAAATTGGGAATTGAGCGTCGTTTGATGGAAAAGATACCAGAGATTGTTGCTGTTGAAGCAGTACCAGATGAAGAAACTGGCCTTGAGCTTAACGAGGAAAACATAGAGAAG GTTCTTGAAGAGATACGGCCATATCTTGTTGGGGCAGCTGGGGGAAGTTTAGAACTTGTGGCAATTGAGGAGCCAATAGTTAAAGTCCGAATCACAGGTCCTGCAGCTGGTGTAATGACAGTTCGTGTGGCTGTAACTCAGAAACTGAGGGAAAAGATACCATCAATAGCAGCAGTTCAACTCTTGCAGTAG